A single region of the Microlunatus panaciterrae genome encodes:
- a CDS encoding DUF4091 domain-containing protein, whose product MAVFSNRGGPSPAVPAVRRSGGPLGFCPGPGHYALEHIITNGWQFVTVDSLEKVFADSTPRPLNARIAASVFLGEVFSFQVAFRPPDSARVPADAVQLSIDGPAARFVSISSVDLVPCTLVAFPGHDDGYLRDAPGLYPDLLRPAPDGRVEPIVGHWRSAWFDVCVPSAEDAGDLELRVRASVPGTGETLYEDVVRLRVIGETLPELDLVNTHWFHADGLADHYGDEVFSERHWSTIDAFVGSAARMDINSLLTPVWTPPVDTAVGARRTPVQLVDITVDGGDYDFDFKKLDRWLEVCRRHGISYLEMPHLFTQWGARATPAIDGVQDGKLTQLFGWEVPATDPRYREFLVQLLPRLKAFLAERWGLDRVLFHLSDEPHGAEHADSYRAARTVVADLLVDCTVIDALSDFEFYRSGLVSNPVVATDAVQPFLDAGVPNLWVYFCVGQDRDVANRFIGLPSARLRVLGHQLFAHEAGGFLHWGFNFYNSARSTRRIDPFVDTCAGGAFPAGDAFIVYPGPDRTPWESIRHRVAAQAMADHRALQLLRERAGRERALEIIDPDGTLSYSHFPLDPDFYRAAREQVNTEIEQRPATAERAHSAGQQR is encoded by the coding sequence ATGGCCGTTTTCTCTAACCGGGGTGGGCCCTCACCTGCCGTCCCGGCCGTCCGGCGCTCCGGAGGGCCACTAGGGTTCTGCCCAGGACCCGGTCACTACGCTCTGGAGCACATCATCACCAACGGATGGCAGTTCGTCACAGTCGACTCGCTGGAGAAGGTCTTTGCCGACTCCACCCCTCGCCCGCTGAACGCCAGGATCGCTGCCTCGGTGTTCCTTGGCGAGGTGTTCTCCTTCCAGGTCGCCTTCCGGCCGCCGGACTCGGCCCGGGTGCCGGCTGACGCGGTGCAGCTGAGCATCGACGGACCGGCCGCCAGGTTCGTCAGCATCTCCAGCGTCGACCTGGTGCCCTGCACCCTGGTGGCCTTCCCCGGCCATGACGACGGCTACCTGAGGGACGCGCCGGGGCTCTATCCGGACCTGCTGCGGCCGGCGCCGGACGGACGGGTGGAACCGATCGTCGGACACTGGCGCAGCGCCTGGTTCGATGTCTGCGTTCCGAGTGCCGAGGACGCCGGCGACCTCGAGCTGCGGGTCCGGGCCAGCGTGCCCGGCACCGGCGAGACGCTGTACGAGGACGTCGTGCGGCTGCGGGTCATCGGCGAGACACTGCCGGAGCTGGACCTCGTCAACACCCACTGGTTCCATGCCGACGGGCTGGCCGATCACTACGGTGACGAGGTCTTCAGTGAACGGCACTGGTCCACCATCGACGCCTTCGTCGGCAGCGCCGCCCGGATGGACATCAACTCACTGCTGACGCCGGTCTGGACCCCGCCGGTCGACACCGCCGTCGGCGCCCGCCGTACACCGGTGCAGCTGGTCGACATCACCGTCGACGGCGGTGACTACGACTTCGACTTCAAGAAGCTGGACCGGTGGCTGGAGGTCTGCCGCCGGCACGGCATCAGCTACCTGGAGATGCCGCACCTGTTCACCCAGTGGGGCGCCCGGGCCACCCCGGCCATCGACGGCGTCCAGGACGGGAAGCTCACGCAGCTGTTCGGTTGGGAGGTGCCGGCCACCGACCCGCGCTACCGCGAGTTCCTGGTCCAGCTGCTTCCCCGGCTGAAGGCGTTCCTGGCCGAGCGCTGGGGCCTCGACCGGGTGCTCTTCCATCTCTCGGACGAGCCGCACGGTGCCGAGCATGCCGATTCCTACCGTGCCGCCCGGACCGTGGTCGCCGACCTGCTGGTCGACTGCACGGTGATCGACGCCCTCAGCGACTTCGAGTTCTACCGCTCGGGCCTGGTCAGCAACCCGGTCGTTGCCACCGACGCGGTCCAGCCCTTCCTGGACGCCGGGGTGCCCAACCTGTGGGTGTACTTCTGCGTAGGCCAGGACCGCGACGTCGCCAACCGCTTCATCGGGTTGCCGTCCGCCCGGCTTCGGGTGCTGGGACATCAGCTGTTCGCGCATGAGGCCGGCGGTTTCCTGCACTGGGGTTTCAACTTCTACAACTCAGCTCGCTCGACCCGTCGGATCGACCCGTTCGTCGACACCTGCGCCGGTGGCGCCTTCCCAGCCGGCGACGCCTTCATCGTCTACCCGGGACCTGACCGGACACCCTGGGAGTCGATCCGGCACCGGGTGGCAGCCCAGGCGATGGCGGACCACCGCGCCCTCCAGCTGCTGCGTGAGCGGGCCGGTCGGGAGCGCGCGCTGGAGATCATCGATCCGGACGGCACCCTCAGCTATTCGCACTTCCCGCTGGATCCCGACTTCTACCGAGCGGCCCGCGAACAGGTCAACACGGAGATCGAGCAGAGACCCGCAACCGCGGAGAGGGCTCACTCAGCCGGTCAGCAACGCTGA